One stretch of Podospora pseudoanserina strain CBS 124.78 chromosome 4, whole genome shotgun sequence DNA includes these proteins:
- a CDS encoding hypothetical protein (COG:F; EggNog:ENOG503P5Y9), with amino-acid sequence MTDIQPADHNGYMQLALEQAKKSPPKPTNYRVGAVIVDTASNEILATGYTLELPGNTHAEQCCLLKLAEKHGVSEENLGDVLPTNLALYTTVEPCSKRLSGNLPCVERVKRLAGCIKTVHVGILEPETFVAENTGKKSLQDAGIQVVAVEGFEKDILEVATAGHIKS; translated from the coding sequence ATGACCGACATCCAGCCCGCTGACCACAATGGCTACATGCAGCTCGCGCTGGAGCAAGCCAAgaaatcaccaccaaaacccacaAACTACCGGGTTGGTGCTGTCATCGTGGATACAGCCTCCAACGAGATCCTCGCAACTGGTTACACCTTGGAGCTTCCGGGTAACACCCATGCCGAACAGTGCTGTCTCTTGAAGCTGGCCGAGAAACATGGTGTCTCTGAAGAGAATCTGGGAGATGTCTTGCCGACAAACCTGGCCTTGTACACCACAGTCGAGCCATGCTCCAAGCGGCTGAGCGGGAACCTCCCCTGTGTGGAAAGAGTCAAGAGGCTGGCGGGTTGTATCAAGACAGTCCATGTCGGTATTTTGGAGCCCGAGACCTTTGTCGCCGAGAATACGGGCAAGAAGAGTCTCCAAGATGCAGGCATTCAAGTTGTTGCCGTTGAGGGCTTCGAGAAAGATATCCTCGAGGTTGCCACGGCCGGACATATCAAAAGCTGA
- a CDS encoding hypothetical protein (EggNog:ENOG503P8AF), whose translation MKASWHTQTLLWAATTTALVARDPEPYHYQPCTGDYCYDVSSLEPRFFPELESERLRISYGPFTTPPSHENNGHFKTYFRTNPPCYDCYLTAVKATLQYPNGTTANTNTSLWLHHVAIMNLVKSSTTCPDGAEIVFASGNERTEAKISLDGTVSAGYYINPHDLLFLLPELMNTAHITQEAVIAVDYEFVPLSDLSVEAGMKKVTPVWLDVDGTCSPDAGAVTVPRGVGERFSLEMEPAWRSDISGDIVYVVGHVHDGGTGVEVRRNGGVVCDGRAKYGETEGYISDEGHSGGYGYGDDGHVDRRQWRALGKGKRREKKKGKGKGTVPDNEDGDEELSTPPRQGLHISSISTCTLPGRMEKGDEWTVEANYDFTKHAPMVHGGGLAPVMGISLMYVVEDGQ comes from the exons ATGAAGGCATCGTGGCATACGCAAACACTGCTATGGGcggcaaccaccacagccctgGTAGCCCGTGATCCTGAGCCATATCATTATCAACCATGCA CTGGGGATTACTGCTACGACGTCTCTTCTCTCGAACCACGATTCTTCCCTGAGCTGGAGTCTGAACGCCTCCGAATCTCCTACggccccttcaccacccccccatctcacGAGAACAACGGCCATTTCAAAACCTACTTccgcaccaaccccccatgcTACGACTGCTACCTCACGGCCGTCAAAGCTACCCTCCAGTACCCCAACGGCACAACCGCCAACACAAACACCTCCCTCTGGCTGCACCACGTAGCGATCATGAACCTAGTCaagtcctccaccacctgcccagACGGAGCAGAGATCGTATTCGCGAGCGGGAATGAGAGGACCGAGGCAAAGATCTCGCTTGATGGGACGGTATCCGCGGGGTATtacatcaacccccacgaTCTGTTGTTCCTCTTGCCTGAACTGATGAACACAGCCCACATCACACAGGAAGCGGTCATTGCAGTTGATTATGAGTTTGTTCCTTTGTCTGATCTGTCTGTTGAGgctgggatgaagaaggtcACGCCGGTATGGCTGGATGTAGATGGGACTTGCTCGCCTGATGCGGGAGCTGTCACGGTGCCGAGGGGGGTAGGGGAGAGGTTTAGTCTGGAGATGGAGCCGGCTTGGAGGAGTGATATAAGTGGGGATATTGTGTATGTCGTGGGGCATGTCCACGatggggggacgggggtggaggtgaggaggaatgggggggttgtttgtgaTGGGAGGGCGAAGTATGGGGAGACGGAGGGGTATATCTCTGACGAAGGTCATTCAGGAGGCTACGGGtatggagatgatggtcatGTTGATAGAAGGCAGTGGAGAGCTCTAGGGAAAGGGAAGCGcagggagaagaaaaagggaaaaggcaAGGGGACAGTGCCTGATAATGAagatggtgacgaggagCTTTCCACTCCTCCGAGACAGGGTCTTCACATCTCCAGTATCAGCACTTGCACCCTCCCAGGCCGGATGGAGAAGGGAGACGAGTGGACTGTTGAGGCGAACTATGACTTTACGAAGCACGCGCCGATGGTACAcgggggagggttggcgccggtgatggggatAAGTCTGATGTATGTTGTAGAAGATGGGCAGTGA